Proteins from a genomic interval of Acomys russatus chromosome 19, mAcoRus1.1, whole genome shotgun sequence:
- the Tmem120a gene encoding ion channel TACAN: MQSPPPDPLGDCLRNWEDLQQDFQGIQETHRLYRLKLEELTRLQDNCTTSITRQKKLLQELALVLKKCRPSLPSESMEAAQELENQMKERQGLFFDMEAYLPKKNGLYLSLVLGNVNVTLLSKQAKFAYKDEYEKFKLYLTIILIVISFTCRFLLNSRVTDAAFNFLLVWYYCTLTIRESILINNGSRIKGWWVFHHYVSTFLSGVMLTWPDGLMYQKFRNQFLSFSMYQSFVQFLQYYYQSGCLYRLRALGERHTMDLTVEGFQSWMWRGLTFLLPFLFFGHFWQLFNALTLFNLAQDPECKEWQVLMCGFPFLLLFLGNFFTTLRVVHQKFHSQQHGNKKD, translated from the exons ATGCAGTCCCCGCCCCCAGACCCGCTGGGCGACTGCCTGCGCAACTGGGAAGATCTGCAGCAGGACTTCCAAGGTATCCAG GAAACACACCGCCTGTACCGCCTGAAGCTGGAGGAGCTGACCAGACTCCAGGACAACTGTACAACCTCCATCACGCGCCAGAAGAAGCTGCTCCAGGAGCTGGCCTTGGTGCTGAAaaa ATGCAGACCCTCTCTCCCATCCGAGTCCATGGAGGCTGCGCAGGAGCTGGAAAACCAGATGAAGGAACGCCAGGGCCTCTTCTTCGACATGGAAGCCTATTTGCCTAAGAAGAACGG GTTGTACCTGAGTCTGGTTCTGGGAAATGTCAACGTAACACTTTTGAGCAAGCAGGCTAA GTTCGCTTACAAAGACGAGTATGAGAAATTCAAGCTCTACCTCACCATCATCCTCATTGTCATCTCCTTCACCTGCCGCTTCCTGCTCAACTCCAG GGTGACAGATGCTGCCTTCAATTTCCTGCTGGTCTGGTATTACTGCACGCTGACCATCCGGGAGAGCATCCTCATCAATAATGGTTCCAG GATTAAAGGCTGGTGGGTTTTCCATCATTACGTGTCCACGTTCCTGTCAGGAGTCATGCTGACCTG GCCAGATGGTCTCATGTACCAGAAGTTCCGGAACCAGTTCCTATCTTTCTCCATGTACCAGA GCTTTGTGCAGTTTCTGCAGTATTACTATCAGAGCGGGTGCCTGTACCGCCTGCGAGCCCTGGGCGAACGGCACACTATGGATCTCACCGTGG AGGGCTTCCAGTCTTGGATGTGGAGGGGCCTCACCTTTCTGCTTCCGTTCCTCTTCTTTGGACAT TTCTGGCAACTTTTTAATGCATTGACGTTATTCAACTTGGCCCAGGACCCTGAGTGCAAGGAGTGGCAG GTGCTCATGTgtggcttccccttcctcctcctcttcctcggcAACTTCTTCACCACCCTCCGAGTGGTGCACCAGAAGTTCCACAGCCAGCAGCATGGGAACAAGAAGGATTAG